A window of Phragmites australis chromosome 15, lpPhrAust1.1, whole genome shotgun sequence genomic DNA:
AGACTAAGAAGAAAGCTGATGGTTCGATTGAAAGATATAAGACAAGGCTAGTTGCAAAGGGTTTCAAACAAAGGTATGGACATGACTACAAGAACATGTTTTGTCCTGTAGTAAAACCTACCACCATAAGACTTCTACTTTCCATGGCAGTTTCAAATGGATGGCACCTTCGTCAATTAGATGTTCAACATGCATTTTTACATGGGTATCTTAAAGAGTAGGTGTTCATGCGACAACCTCCAGGCTTTGAGGACAAGCAGCAACCATCACACTTGTGCTATCTTGAGAAGGCACTGTATGGGTTGAAACAAGCGCCACGGGCATGGCATGCACGGTTAAGTACAACACTTCACGAGCTAGGGTTCAAGGCGTCCAAAGTCGATACCTCATTGTTTTTTTGTCGACATGGGAGCACCACAATCTTTCTACTTGTTTATGTCGATGACATTGTGGTAGTAAGATCATTAGTACAGACAGCTGATCATATAGTTCATAAGCTAGGAGAAGCATTTGCAGTCAAAGACCTTGGAGAATTGCATTTCTTTCTAGGCATTGAGGTTCACAAGAAACCACATGGACTTTGTCTAACACAATGGAAATATGTTGAAAAAGCTTATCACACGGACTCATATGGAGAAAAGTAAACCTGCATCCAATCCTATGGTAGTCACAGACAAGTTGTCCAAGAATGATGGATTCTGTTGAAGCTACACAATATCGCAGTATTGTAGAGGGGTTGTAGTACCTTACAATCACAAGGCCAGACCTTTCCTTTGCAGTGAACAAAGTATGTCAATTTATTCATGAACCTTGGACTTCACATTGCATTGCAGTGAAACGGATCTTGAGGTATATTCGGTCCACAATATCTCAAGGTCTTCTATTGAATAGCTCATCCTCAACATTATCATCTGCCTTCTCGGATGTTGACTGAGCTGGTAGTTTGGATGATCGACGATCAACTAGTGGGCATGCCATTTTCTATGGGGGCAACATGATTGCTTGGAGTGCTCATAAGCAAGCAACCGTGTCACGATCAAGCACTAAATCTTAATACAAGTCTTTAGCTAATGCAATTGTTGAACTTGTCTGGGTCCAGTCCCTCCACTCAGAACTCTGTATGCATCAAGACCGACCTCCTATTCTTTGGTGTGATAACCTTGGCACCACATACCTATCAGCTAATATGTATTTCATGCTCGCACCAAGCATATTGAAGTTGACTTTCACTTTGTTCAAGAAAGGATAGCTCAGAAACTTCTCCAAATAAAGTTCATCTCATCTAAAGACCAGATTGCATATATATTCACTAAACCGTTGTTTACACAACTATTTACAAGCTACAGAAGCAATCTCAACCTTGGTGCCCCGGTTGAGATTGAGGGAGGCTGtgaaaatatatagtttttttgTATATGGTAGTTAATCTCCTTGATTGTAACTAATTTTATTGCCATGTATCATGTCGTGTATCACGGATTGTAaacttatttttcaatataaaaggGAAGCAAGAGCCGGCCGTCATTGTGTTGTGCCATTCTATCAAAACCCTAGTAACTTGTTTGACACGACGGTCCCAGAGAACATCTCTGCGAGCACCTAGCATGCACATGTCACGAAGGGGTTGCGTGTGAGATGGCCGGGGTTGGGAGGTAAGGGGAAAAGACGTTGGTCGATCAGGTCCATGATGCCACTGTCCATTTTCATAAGTACTCCGAGAGAGTGTGAGGGAGTCATGCATTCGTGCCTCCCTCCCCAGCAGGgcatgcacccgccaagggTAAGCAATTCAGCACTACATGGGTACCTGCCCCCAACTACTATTTTAGATCAGCAGCACCATGTTGTTTAAATACATGGTCACTTCATAAGAAACATTTTACTGGCATGTCATTTGAAATTGTGCGATGTCCCCCCGATGATACTCTCCGACTTTCAGCTCCCATGaagaacacaaagaaaaacacagaAGACAATATTGTAACATGTGAAGGTCTGGGCCACGTGCTAGGAAACCCACTAGCACCAACACATGTGCACGACCCATGTGATGACCGCGTGGCATGGATTTAGATGATTCGGCCTAGTTGACCTTCGCGTGATCTGGTCCTCTGCGGTGAGGCCATCCTttttacatatattttatttttattaatatgaCAAAATTAGACCTCTATTTACGAACTTAAAAGGATAGGCTCCTATCGCCGATTAGTTGGGCGACTTATTATTTAGTTATGTCGACCTTTTGgcgaacaacaacaaatatatcGCCGTGTCACTAggcaaaattaaatataaccCACACACTGGGCAATAAGTGTTGAGGTAATGAGATAAGTAGTGTAGTGGTGATTAGTGTAGATGTAAATGAGAGGTAGTTATAGAATAGGGTTGTAGATCTGTAGTCGTAATAGTGATGGTTAAAATTGATACGTCGTTAGGTTAGCCATTGTCCTCGGATTGGATTAGTATTTTTCAGTTGTAACATGCAGATAGTTTTAGTTAGTTCTACAATACACAGTTAAGTTGGTTTTTGTAGTCGAAAAAATGGAAGAAGCtatgtcattttttgacacgtACACCGAAGAAGTTAGTTTTTCAAATATTCTATGGAGAAAGGGAGATTGTTGAGGGTCCAGAAGGGGTAGATATGTTTGGGTTTTAGTCAGTGTTAAGAGAGACAACAAGAGCAAATGAAAGGACACATGGAACTAGTTGATACGGATATTCCAACTTGAAGTCCAATATCATGAGTTGGAGCTGAGGGGTGTAGTGACCCGTGTAAGGGAATATTTTTTCTAGGAGTTGATTCTGACTAATGCAATATCGAATTGGAGGAGGTTTGTTGAGGTGACAACTCAATGAGGTTGATCTCTTATGTCGCTTGCTCAAGCGTACAACAGGGAGGTGGTTGAGAATTGTTGTGCAAGATGAAGCTAGCCCTTGCGGTGTGAGTGTGAATGAAGAAAGGTGATAGTTGCGGGGGGATAAACAGCTGAGTGCAttccaaaagaaataaaagaaaaaaaaaaccctgagTGGGCAGAACTTGGCACCGATGAAACTGATGGTGTGGAGGACGAAGGGTAGCAGATTGAAGACATAGTTGTGAGCACCAGCAAGTTCCGAACGAGGACTCTTCAGACTGCAGCAGATTGTTGGACTGGCAGCGAGAGTGAGCAGTCCCGGTCTACGGCGAAGGAGATTTAAACCTGTTTCTTCAAATGTTCGAGCGCTGAACTTGAAGATTTGAGTTAGGTTGGTACACATCCAGACCTTGCTCATGAGTCATGACTCGACCGTGCTTATTTTTCtaattcagaattttctcaTACTTAGCTTTGATCCGTGCAAGTTGTGGGAAACTATGCTGTTCCTGCAAGGTGGATTCAACATTCAAAAGGAGAAATGAAACAAGAACGCGAACTGAACACCGGTCCAGTCAGTGCAAAGCGAAAGTTAATATACAGATTACATGCACATTCTTTGACgtaattctttcttctttctggAATGGGTATTAACGTACTCGTAGACGTATATATGTTCATAACAACATTCTACATCTTCCCTTTTCCCAACACTGGTTTGGAAAAATATGTTGATCTAGCATTCTAGCTCCATGATATCATATGATTAGTTGGACGAGCTTTCCTGACTGTCCAATTGAAATACTTCCAACCGTTCTTAACGATGCTTCGAAGAAACTTAGCTGAGGCATTAAAAAATCCATTCGTTGTGCCACTGCTGTTTGGAGTCCCTGCATGTAGGATCGGACCAATTCTAGATGCAAGGAAACCACTGTCAACATGAAGTAAGCTAAttctgaaaataaataaataaacgaATAAAGGTTAACTAAACTCTAATGATCGACGACCAGAATTTGACTACACTCTCTCGCCGACTCATCCATCgatcagaattttttttaagagccAGGAGGGACTGACTACTCTTAAGAGGGGTACccgggatttcaatttcgttttacaattttttttcgttcaccaataaaattcatgaaatttcatcaaaaaattTGTCCTCTGCTTTGTGGTCTCACGTatcaataaaaaattctaaaaatagatatttcgTTTCTCTTTAAAATTCCCAAAATTCGTAAAATTGTAATCCCTAAAGGTGCACGCGGCGGGTTCGAGGCTGGACAGGTAGCCTCCTCACCGGACTTGCCAACCGAGCTGAGCTCAGTTCGCCGCCGATCAGAAGGTTCATTCGAAACAAAACATGAGCTTGGTGTTTCCACGGTTTCTTTTGACCCGGACGGCCAAACCCCTGTTCCGTACACTATAACACGAGTGAGCCGGCGCATCGCATCGTGGCGTTTGGAAATGGTCTTCCAATGTAACAATCTGGTCGATGATCCGAGTGTCATAGTCGCGGTTCTAGACTAGTTCGAGCGCGGGCGCACTCACTCTAACCCGTACCATGCGGTTTCACAACTGACATTAGTTCCTCGCTTTGTGTGTTTTTTCCTTCATCTTTTCACTTGCGTCATTCCAGCGGGGAAAAATGTTAGAAGACCTGTAGGGAGAAAACAATTATGTAGGTAAGAAAACTACATAAAAAATGTGTGGATTCAAAGTTTGGGTCTTAATTCTTTCAAGTCTAAAAATGTGTGGATGATCTAAAGCATTTAGCCTATATTCTTTTTGAAGTTGAAAATGTTTTATAAAACCTATGTTAGTGTTATCATAAGAAATGCAATGGTTCAAAATAGACTGTGAACAGGATACTTCTGCCTCGGATATCAGCATATCACACTGCTAAACATATGTAACATGAAAAACTAGGTTATCACATTGTTGACAAAAAGAAAACTaatataacttattacaaaaaaTTTACGGCGCCATCTACCAAGGCCAGGCAACAAAGCAGCGTTCTTTTCTATTCACCCATATCTACGGAAAATTGAATGACTGTTGCAATTAGTAATTTAGTAGTAATAATTGGTGGGATCCTCGCTGTACACACAGCTCTGCAACTTCAAAATTCAGGCGATAATCACTCTGGAATGGCCCAAAAGCTTCGTTTCCTCCGTATGGCGATGAGCTCTATCTTATTTACCTAGCAGTGGAAATCTCATTTGGTGTTGTTGAGCAGATGCACGAGCAATCTGTTCTATTGGTGCCTCTTTCAAGCATGCGTTTGTTGCGGTTAGTCAACAACTTTATCAACGGTGCTTTTAGGGAAACTTGGCGCCATATCTCATTCACTGGTCCATTCGGATCTTCGTACTCAAAGTAATGTTTCACCTGAAAGAAACATTCAAAATTTAAGGATACTCATTGCATGCCTCTAAAACTAGAACATTACACAATCAATGCATAAAACAAGATTGAATTAAAACATGCTCGTGTGTCCTGCCACATATCTCCACCACTTACATAAATAAGATCacaatctaaaatagaatacgGGTTTGTAGTGGGCCGGATCGGGTGGACAAATCGATCCATCCTAACTATTTTGCTTAATCAACCATCTGTACTAGTAGTGAACCACAAATCCAGTGGAAGGGGCCCACTTGCATCATCAACGAAAGATAAAAGGTCAAATTCGAAAACATGCCAATGAAATATTAAAACAGAGTTAGAGCGAATGATCACAATATTTCATACAACTTAAGTTGGGTCATTGGATTTTGTTCTCAAATCCTATTTGCTGACCAGGCCTTTGCTAACACATAGAAGAAGCATAAAATGACCCACATGTGATGGCCAGAAAATAAATCATATGCTTAAAGTGACATAGTTTGTCAAACAATTCCAAACCCCTATCTACCCATGCTCTTACAACTTTATATTCTAAGTCAAGAAAGAATGAGGTGGTGAGGTGATCTTCTCTGGCAAAATGCACCAAGCAGCTAATTCTGGTGTTGCATGCTAGTATGAAAGTGGAAGCACAACCAGAGTTTCTTTACCACAATAACTTGATCACAAGTGTTGAGTTTCTTATTGAGGTTCTGTTAGAGTTTGATACGGTAATGGCAGAACTTCATGAGGATTTCTAATTAAGCTTGCGACACTAAAATAATGAGTAATTATTCTAACTGGCTTGTTTTCAAATCCTGAAAGGCGGGTTGATGAGAATAGTTATACTTGGTTCCTTGAATTTCTTTCCCCAACACTCTGAAACTCCCTGATATACAGACACTGCGCTATTTGCCATTACATCATTCAGGCACCACATTATTATGCCATGCTTTATACATGTGTAATCTACAAATTGTTTTCTCTGTTAAAAGAACACAATTCTTTTCATAAAGGATGCCGCAGACAAGAAACATCTATGTAATCACTGGAGCAACCATTTGTCTCAGGAATAATGTGTCTCTAAAAAAGACCTATTTATAAGTAGCATAGCATGCATCTTAGAACTAAGTGAGATGGTACtgaccttttttatttctctctgGTACTCCAGAATCCTCTCTGAACTGACTCTTCGAAGCATTGAAGTTAAGTACCCAGGTTGTATAGCCTTGCTTGTCTCAACAAATACTGATATGTTATTGTAGTCTAAAACATCTTCAAATGGTAGTTCGATGTAATCACTGACTATAACAGGAACACATAAACTGACAAGTGCATCAAACAATCTGCACGCTGAAGGAGTATCTCCAGCCGGATGGAGGCAGAATTTTGATGAGTGCATTCCTCGTGTAGCTGCACGCCGACTCTCCCTTGATTGAGCTCCATGTTTTATGATTACATCTTCCTCGTTCTCAAGAATTTGGAAAAGTGCATCACGGACCTTCCCACCCTACATTATGCAGAATGACCAACTGTAGCATAAGTACATGCTATTGCACAAATAAAGCACAAAATGGAAGCAAGAAAGTGAGTATAACTCCATTTTCTGAGGCATGCTGGTCTTATGCAGGAGCTGACAACACTACAGCCTACAAGGAAAATAAAGATGAACCACTATGTAAAAAAGTCAAGGCTCAAGTGACACATTttagttaaaataaaaattgtacGAACTTGAGAAATGGAATATAGGGATGCTTAgacatttatttttaaaaaggaTGAATTGACGAAATTTGGATGGCGGAGCTTCTAAGGAATTCTTAAAAAGTTAGCTTTCCACAAACAAGGGAAAACCTGCATATTTTATTTGTTCATGCATTCCATACTGGAGTTCTGTTCTCAGTCATGGTTCTGTGTTTCCTATATAGTTTGTTGCCTATGTTTGGATGCTGCAGTTGTTGTCTTCTATCGTTCCTAACCAAATCATATATCATGTATGATTAACTACCTATGGGAAGCAACAATTGCAACTAGAAACATAGAAAACTGATTAATATGCTAATAGCATACTGCTATCATTGATAGTGTATTATGATGTCACATTGCATCCATAGAAGAtgaaagaaagagaaggagatAAGGTAGAGGAAAGGGGAAAAAGACCACAAAAGTGGAGTATTGCAAAGGAAATTTGTTGATAAAGGTAAAAAATTTAGGAAGTACCAAAAAAGCATGAGCTTTTTGATAGATTTTTATAAGCAACATTGCACAAATCTAATCATTCAGAAATTTCCAAGacttttgacaaaaaaaaaattgaactagCAAGCCTTTATGTAATATACCGAGATCAAAATTTGCTTGAGAAGATTGTATGTGTTGCCCTTGAAAAAACAAATGCTATCCTAGACTCCTAGCTGAACTCTCCTGTGACTGTTCCAGAATTTGATTGTAAAACAAACTAAATCtgaggcacttacaggcacatTTTTAACTTTGTTTTCAAAGCTTCATTTCACACAACATGATAATGCAAAGATCGGAACATCATGTGAGAGTGCTCTGGAAATTCATGAACCACACGGTAAGCCTAATGCAAATGTTATCTACAGGGGCCACCAAAATTCGTTATCTATATATGGTTCCAAAAAAAACCGTCGTCTATACTCTATAACATGCATGACCCCTTTGAAATGCAATTGCAATTCCAATGGAACAATGCCCCAAAACTAATCAAGTCATCGTATCTCTTTCAAGATTCAAGAGTTCACCTCCTTGCGGTACCGATTGCCCATGAAGAACAGCAATGATGGTCGGCCCTCAACCCCGATGTCACCCTTGAAGGAATTGATGCGATGTGAGTAGGGCAGGATGACATCCTTGACGAGGGATGCCTGGTCGCCACGCAACCGGCCGAAGTCGGAGACCAGGAGTATGGCGTTGCTGATCCGGTCCACCACACGGTACAGCGCGTTCGGATCCTGGCAGATGAACACGTGGTCCCTCCCCTTGTTCCGCCGCCAGTACGGCTGCCGCTCCAGCCACTCCAGCAGCTCCTCCTGCATGGCCTCGTCGAtgtacgccgccgccgccccggaGGCATTGGC
This region includes:
- the LOC133893092 gene encoding probable arabinosyltransferase ARAD1, producing MWERGRPPRKPRPSPILVPPPPSSPPPRLILLLPRSLLALASRVMPSRRPSPVLLLLLALALALLFLLLSPASPSASRFSRSLASASDSAPSSPVSAAPPAPVKIYMYDLPTKFTYGVVRSYMAARAPSGSADPAATLPDEQLRYPGHQHSAEWWLFRDLLLRGPRDRPVARVDDPRDADLFYVPFFSSLSLVVNPIHPPAAANASGAAAAYIDEAMQEELLEWLERQPYWRRNKGRDHVFICQDPNALYRVVDRISNAILLVSDFGRLRGDQASLVKDVILPYSHRINSFKGDIGVEGRPSLLFFMGNRYRKEGGKVRDALFQILENEEDVIIKHGAQSRESRRAATRGMHSSKFCLHPAGDTPSACRLFDALVSLCVPVIVSDYIELPFEDVLDYNNISVFVETSKAIQPGYLTSMLRRVSSERILEYQREIKKVKHYFEYEDPNGPVNEIWRQVSLKAPLIKLLTNRNKRMLERGTNRTDCSCICSTTPNEISTAR